The nucleotide window GCTGGCGATCGTCGGTCTGGCGTACGTGTTGCGCGCGGCCGGCGACAGTGGTGATCATGACGTGCTGTCCTGGTTGTCGCCGATCGGCTGGGCGCAGCGCACCTACGCCTACGTGGACGATCGCTGGTGGCCGTTGCTGCTGGCACTCGGTCTCGCGGTGATCACGGCAGCGATCGGTTTCTGGCTGAGCACTCGTCGCGACGTCGGCGCCGGCCTGCGGGCTGCCCGGTTGGGCCGAGGGACCGCGTCGGCCTTCCTGCAGACGCCAATCGGTGCTGCGGTCCGGTTGCATCGCGGCATGATCATCGGCTTCGCCATCGGCGCGTTCGTGCTCGGCGCGATGTACGGTTCGGTGCTCGGATCGATCAAGGGCATGCTGTCCGGCGTCGAGCCACTTGATCAAGCCCTGAAGGAAACCGGCGGTTCGTTGACCGACGCATTCGCCGCGATGATCTTGGTCGTGCTGGCCATGATCGCAGCGGTGTTCGCGGTGATCGCAGCCCTGCGACCGCGGGCCGAGGAGTCCGGCGGACGCGCCGAAGGACTGCTGGCAACGGGCTTGTCCCGGGCCGGCTGGCTGCTCAGCCACGTGGTGGTGGCGATGCTCGGCGGGGCTGTGGTGCTGGCGGCCGCCGGCTTCGGCTTCGGTGTCGCCGGTGCCGGTGCGACCGGTGATCAAGGTCTGATCGGCACCCTCACCCTGTCGGCGTTGGCCTACGCGCCGGCCGTCTGGGTGACCGCGGGCGTTGCGGTTGCCCTGTACGGCTGGCTGCCGCGGTTGGCGCCGGTGGCCTGGGCGCTGGTGGTCTACTCGTTCTTCGTCGGCTACCTCGGCCAGATCCTGCAACTGCCCGATTGGATGAACAAGCTGCAGCCCTTCGGCTACGTCGCCAAGGTGCCGGTGCACGACGTCACCTGGTTGCCCGAGATCGTGCTGACCGCGATCGCGGCGGCGTTGGTGATCATCGGCATCGCCGGCCTGCGCCGCCGTGATCTTGACCTGAAGTAGCGCTCACGGGGTGGCTCGCCCGACTCCCGGGACGGGACTTTCCGACTCGTGCTGGATTTCTGGGCCCGGGATTGGTGGGAATAGGAAATCTCCAACTCGTGCTGAGTTTTCCGGGCCCGGGTCGGCGCGGATTTTCCAGCACGTGTGGGATTTTCGGGGCTCGCAGCGGCTTGGAGTGCGGATTTTCCAGCACGTGTGGGGTTCTCGGGAGTCTCGGGCTGCGTGGGGTTCGATTTTCCGGCACGTGCTGGATTTTCGGCGCGTCCGAACCCAACTCCGGGTGGATAACGAACGCCCCGGGAACAGGTGGGCCGACGGAACTCAGCTCTGGGTGGAAAACGAACGGTCCTGGCGCCCGACGGCCCGACCGAACCCATCCCCGGGTGGGAAACGAACGCCCGGGACGTGAACGGTCCGCCCGAACCCAACACCGGGTGGAAAAGGTGAGCGGGGACCTGGAATTTCCGGCACGTGCGGGATTTTCGGGCATGGACTCCGGCGATGGGAAGGCGCCGGGCGACTGCAGTCATCGCGGCCGTTCGGGTGGGGCGACGGTCACGCCAGACCGGTACGCATCCAGCGGTCGGTCCGAGCCCGCAGCACCAACGTGATCATCCGGGCCAGGATGAACACCCCGTACGCGATCCACAGCCAGACCAAACCGGCGCCGAAACCGTGCACCAGCA belongs to Microlunatus elymi and includes:
- a CDS encoding ABC transporter permease — protein: MSALATSRLSAATPRTDAGNHPLGGAGIMIRFALRRERIRTPAWLVIIVGSTMMVAAAFTNLYGDAAERARTAASLGTPAGLAMTGPREYMKNYTLGAMMSQQMIGWVAVVVALLSILIVVRNTRTEEETGRAELVRSMPVGRHAQLFAAIVVAVLANVVLALALGFGLAALKIDSMDLAGSLLYGFAHAAVGIVFVGITAITVQITAHARGAIGMSLAIVGLAYVLRAAGDSGDHDVLSWLSPIGWAQRTYAYVDDRWWPLLLALGLAVITAAIGFWLSTRRDVGAGLRAARLGRGTASAFLQTPIGAAVRLHRGMIIGFAIGAFVLGAMYGSVLGSIKGMLSGVEPLDQALKETGGSLTDAFAAMILVVLAMIAAVFAVIAALRPRAEESGGRAEGLLATGLSRAGWLLSHVVVAMLGGAVVLAAAGFGFGVAGAGATGDQGLIGTLTLSALAYAPAVWVTAGVAVALYGWLPRLAPVAWALVVYSFFVGYLGQILQLPDWMNKLQPFGYVAKVPVHDVTWLPEIVLTAIAAALVIIGIAGLRRRDLDLK